The Pseudomonadota bacterium genome segment CCGCCGAGCTGGACCCCGATCGAGGCCACGTTGGCGAAGCCGCAGAGCGCGTAGCAGGCGATCACTGCCGAGCGCGCGCTCAAGACCGGCGTCGGCGCGTCGAGCATGGCCTTGAGATCGAGATAGGCCAGCAGCTCGGTCAGCACCAGCTTCTCGCCGAGCAGCCGGCCAACCGCCGGCGCTTCAGGCCAGGGCACCCCCAGGGTCCAGGCCAGCGGCGCCAGCGCCGCGCCCAAGAGCTGCTGCAAGCTGGTACCGACGAGACCCAGCAGGCCGTTGAAGAGCGCCATCATCGCGACGAAGGCGATCAGCATCGCGGCGATGTTGAGCACCAGCGTCATCCCCTCGCTCGCGCCACGGGCCACGGCCTCGATCATGTTGGCGTCGGGTCGCTCGACCGGCACCTCGGCCCCGCCGGCGGTCACGGCTTGCTCGGTCTCCGGGTAGATCAGCTTGCTGATCGCCAGCGCCGCGGGCGCCGCCATGAAGGAGGCCGTCATCAGGTGACCGGCGATGCCTGGCAGCGACTGGAGCATGCCCACATAGACAGCCATCACCCCGCCGGCGACCGTGGCGAAGCCCCCGACCATCACCGCCATCAGCTCGCTCTGCGTCAGGCCGGCGACGAAGGGGCGCACGAGCAGCGGTGCCTCGGTCTGACCGAGGAAGATATTGGCGCTGCAGGAGAGGGTCTCGGCGCCGCTGCTGCCGAGCATGTGCATCATCCCGCGAGCCAGGTACTTGATGATCCACTGCATCACCCCGAGGTGGTAGAGCAGCGCGGTCAAGGCCGAGAAGAAGATGATCGTCGGCAGCACCGCGAAGGCCAGCGACTTGAGCGCCGGACTCATCCGGCCGACGAAGGTCTCGGCGATCAGCACGCCGCTGTGCGGGTCAGCGTGGCGCACTTCGTGCGCCTCGGTCGATTGAAAGACGAACTCGATCCCCGCCTGCGCAAAACCAATCAACCCGCGGATCCCGCGGTCGACGCCGTCGAAGAAGAGCTGGCCGACGAGCGGGTTGAGCACGATCAGCGCGAAGAGCGCGTGCAGCGCCAGTCCCCACAGCACCGGCCGCCAGCGGATGCCGCGCCGATTGACCGAGAGCAGCCAGCACAGGCCGAGCACGACGGCGTAGCCGAGCAGGCCGCGCAGGCGGGCGAACTTCCCGCCGCTCGGCGGCCGCAGCCTGCCCCCTTGGCGGCGCAGGAAGCTCGAGCCGCTGCTGCTCGCCGCGACGCTCGCCACTGAACCCGCCGACGCCCCTCCCGCACCCTCCGCCCGCGCGGCGACCGGCGCCAGAACGCCCGTGAGCAGCAGCGAGAGCGCGAGCAACGTCCCCATCGGCAGCCTCGCCGCCCGCAGCGCAGTCCCGCGCTTCATCGCCTCACCTCGTGAATCAGCGGCGGCACGCTGCAGGGCTGCTCGGCCCAGATCAGCGCCGGCCGCAGCAGAGCCTCGGCCGCGCGTGCTCGCGCCTCATCGCGGTGGTGCAGGATCGCCAGCACCTCGCCGCGGGCCACCCGCTGGCCGAGCCGTACCTGCCAGCTCAATCCCACCGCCGGATCGATCCGGTCGTCGAGTCGCAGGCGACCCGCGCCCAGTCGCACGGCGGCCCGGCCGATCGCCTCGCAATCGAGCGCGACGAGCACGCCCGCCTCCTCGGCGCGCAGCTCACGCGCGCCGTCGGCGATCGGCAGGCGTCGGGGATCGTCGACCACCCGCGCATCGCCCCCCTGCAGCGCAATGCAGCGCCGCAGCCGCTCGAGGCCGCTGCCGTCCGCCCGCGCCTGCGCCAGGCGCGCCCGCGCCTGCGCGAGATCGCTGGCCACGCCGGCGAGCAGCAGCATCTCCGCGCCGAGCGCTGCCGTCAGCGCCCAGACGTCGGACGGTCCGCGCCCCTGGAGGACCTCGATGGCCTCGCGCAGCTCGTTGGCGTTGCCGATCGCGAGCCCCAGCGGCTGGCTCATGTCGCTGAGCACGACAGTCACGCGCTTGCCTGCCGCCGCGCCGATCGTTTGCGCTGCGTCGGCCAACGCACGCGCCCGCTCGAGGTCCTTGAGGAACGCGCCGCTGCCGACCTTGACGTCGAGCACCAGCGCGTCGATGCCGGCCGCCAGCTTCTTGCACATGATGCTGGCGGCGATCAGCGGAATCGACTCGACGGTCGCGGTCACGTCGCGCAGCGCGTAGAGGCGTCGGTCGGCGGGGGCCAGCTCGTCGCTCTGGCCGGCCAGCACCAGACCCGCGCCGGCCAGCACGGCGGCGAAGCGGGCGAGGTCGAGATCCGTGCGCAGCCCGGGGATGGCCGCCAGCTTGTCGAGCGTGCCACCCGTATGGCCGAGCCCACGACCCGAGATCATCGGCACCGCGACCCCGCAGGCCGCGACCAGCGGGGCGAGGCAGAGCGAGATCTTGTCGCCGACGCCGCCCGTCGAGTGCTTGTCGATCTTGGGCAGCGCGATCGCCGAGAGGTCGGCGACACGCCCGGAATGCAGCATCGCGGTCGTCAGCGCCGACAGCTCCTCTGAGTCCAACCCGCGCCAGTAGATCGCCATCAGCAGGGCCGCGAGTTGATAGTCGGGCACCGTCCCGGCCGTCACACCGGTGATCAACGCCTCGAGCTGGGCCGCGTCGAGGCGCTGACCGTCGCGTTTGGCGCGAATCAACTCGACCACCGGAGTCGAGAGCGGCGCCGGCGGCTCGCGCTCGGCTGGGCCTAGCATAGCGCGCTCCAGAAGCTGCTCCCCGTCGGGGGCGGCGCCACACCGAGGGCCTCGGCGATCGTGGCTGCCACGTCGGCGAAGCTCCCGCGCAGGCCCAGATCGCGACCCGCCGCGCGGGCGGGTCCGTAGGCCAGCACGGGCACCTGCTCGCGGGTATGGTCGCTGCCGTGAAAGGTCGGGTCATTGCCGTGATCGGCGGTGATCAGCAGCAGATCCTCCGGGCCGACCTGCGCCAGCAGCGCGGGCAGCGCCGCGTCGAACTCACGCAGGGCGAGCGCAAAGCCAGCAGCGTCGCGCCGGTGGCCATAGAGCGCATCGAAGTCGATCAGGTTGACGAAGATCAGTCCATGCGTCAGCGCAGCGAGCTCGCGCGTGGTCTGCTGCATGCCGTCTCGATTCCCGGCCGTGCGCACGGAGCGGCTGAGTCCACGACCGCTAAAGATGTCACCGATCTTCCCCACCCCGACGACCGGCACGCCGGCCGCGCTGAGCGCGTCGAGCAGCGTTGGACTGGGCGGGGGCATGCCGTAGTCGTGGCGATTGTAGGTGCGCGCGAAGCTGCCGGGCTCGCCGACGTAGGGACGCGCGATCACGCGACCGACCTGCAGCGGGTCGCAGAGGCGACGCGCTCGCTCGCAGGCGGCGTAGAGCTCCGCGAGCGGGATGCGCTGCTCGTGAGCGGCGATCTGAAAGACGCTATCGGCGCTCGTGTAGACGATCCAGGCTCCGGTCGCGAGCTGAGTTGGTCCGAGCTCCTCGATAATCTCTGTTCCGGAGGCCGGGCGATTGCCGAGCACCGGTCGTCCGGTCGCGGCGATGAACGCGTCGATCAGCGCCGTAGGAAACCCGGCTGGAAAGGTGCGAAAGGGCTGGTCCAACACCAGCCCCGCCAGCTCCCAATGACCCGTCGTCGTGTCCTTGCCGGCCGCACGCGGCTGCAGCCGACCGAAGGCGGCGCGCACATGCTCGCGCGCGGCGACCCCCTGCAGCGCCGCCGCGCGACCTAGCCCGAGCGCCTCGAGCGCCGGCAGGGCGAGGCCGCCGACGGCGGCTGCCGTATGCCCGAGCGTGTCGGCGCCGGCATCCCCATACGCGGCGGCGTCGGCCGCCGCGCCGCAGCCGCAGCTGTCGAGCACCAACAACACGACGCGGCTGGCCTGCCGGCTAGCAGGCGGCGCGAGCTTCGCTGGAGAAGTGGCCATCGACCCCATTCCGTGACCCGCGACCCGTGACCCGCGACCCGCAAAGCGCAAAGCGCAAAGCGCAAAGCGCAAAGCGCGACCGTCACTCGGCGACGATCGCCGGACCCATACTCGTGCCCAAGCGCGTGGCGCCAGCGGCGATCAGCGCCAGCGCGGCAGCGCGCGAACGAATACCGCCGGCCGCCTTGACCCCCAAGGCGCCGCCCACGACCTGCCGCATCAGCCGAACGTCGGCGACGGTGGCGCCGGCGGCGGCGAAGCCCGTCGAAGTCTTGACCCAATGCGCGCCCGCCAGGCGCGCCAGCAGGCAGGCGACCACCTTCTGCTCTTCGTCGAGCAACGCGGTTTCGATGATGACCTTGACTGTCGCCGGCCGCGCGGCCCGCACCACCGCCTGGATGTCGTCGAGGACGACGCGGTCGTCGCGATCGTGCAGCGCGCCGAGGTCGATCACCATGTCGAGCTCCTGCGCCCCCCAGCGCACGAGCTGCGCCGCCTCGAAGGCCTTGACCTGCGTACCGCACGCGCCGAGGGGAAAGCCAACGACGGCGCAGACGCGCACGCGCGTTCCGGCGAGCTGCTCACGGCAGTTGGCCACGTGCGGCCCATGGACGCAGACCGCCGCAAAGGCCAAACGACGCGCCTCTTCACAGAGCCGCCGCAGCTCGGCCCGCGTCGCCTCGGGGCGCAAGAGGGTGTGATCGATCAAGGCGGCCAGGCTCTGGGCATCGCTCGGAAGCAGCGCGGGCACCGAGAGCGCGGGCGGCGGCATCGCGGCGATCAGCGGCTGACCGAGCGCGGCCCCGAGCGCGGCCGTCACCCTCGCGATCTGCAGCGCCTGCGCTTCGCTCTCCGCCATCGACCCCTACTCTCGCGCCCGACTCTCGAAGCGGGTGAACTTGCCGAGGAAGACCATGGGTATCGAGCCGACCGGTCCGTTGCGCTGCTTGCCGATGATCAGCTCGGCCTCGGCGCTGCGCTCCGGGCTGTCCTCGCGCGGCGGACGATGGATGAACATGATCACGTCGGCGTCCTGCTCGAGCGCGCCGGACTCGCGCAGATCGCTGAGCTGGGGTTTGCCGTCACGCCGATCCTCGGCGGCGCGTCGGAGCTGCGAGAGCGCCACCACCGGCAGCCGCACCTCCTTGGCGAGCGCCTTGAGGCCGCGGCTGATCTCCGCCACCTCGCGCTCTCGGCTCTCCGTGCCGGCGCGACCGCGCGCGAGCTGCAGGTAATCGACGACGATCAGTCCAAGTTGGTCATCGTGCGTGAAGATCGACCGATCGGCGCGAAAGCGCCGCGCCTTGGCGCGGATCTCCAGCACGGTCGGCGAAGCACTGTCGTCGATCCAGATCGGCGCCTGGGCGATGCGCCCGGCGGCCCGCGTCAGGCTGTTCCAGTCCTCCCCATCGAGATTGCCGGCGCGCAGGCGCCCGGCTTCGACGCGCGCCTCCGAGGCGAGCAGGCGCTCGACCAGCGCCTCCGAGCTCATCTCGAGCGAGAAGAGCAACACCGGCACGCGATGGGCGAGGGCGGCGTTCTGCGCCACGTTGAGGCAAAGCGCCGTCTTGCCCATGCTCGGCCGTGCCGCGATCAGGATCAGATCGGAGCGCTGTAGCCCGCCGGTCATGTGATCGAGCTCAGGGAAGCCCGTCGGCACGCCGGTGAGGGTTTCCTTCTTCTCGAAGCGCTTCTCGAGGGTGGTGAAGGTATTCACCAACAGCTCGCGCACGAGCACGTAGCCGCTGCGCGCGGTGCGCTGCCCGAGCTCGAAGACGCGCTGTTCCGCGCGATCGAGGAACTCGGGGACGCTCTCCGGTTCGCCGTAGGCCTCACCGGCGATCGCTGTAACGCCCTGAATGAGCTGCCGCAGGGTCGATTTCTCACGCACGATCTTGGCGTGGAAGGCGATGTTCTCCGCCGTCGGCACGCGGGTCGCGAGCTCCGCGAGGCGCGCGGCCCCGCCGGCCTTCTCCAGCTTCTCGGCGGCGCGGAGCTGCTCCTCGAGCGTGATGATGTCGATCGGTTTGCCGGCCTCGGAGAGCCGCAACATCGCGGCGAAGATCTCCTGATGCGCCGGCACATAGAAGTCCGGCGCGTCGACCAGGTCGATCGCCAATTGCAGCGCTTCGCGGGGATTGAGCAGAATGCCGCCGATGACGGCGGCCTCCGCGTCGGCGTTATGGGGCAGGGCGCGCGCGGTCACCATGGGCGAAGAGCTCCCGGTCAGCGGTAACGCGCGCTCTTCGGCCGTCCCGGGCGCACAGGACTACTCTGCCGCGACGACCCAAACCTTGAGCGCGGCCGTCAGGCCCTTGCCGAGCTGCACCGTGACCGAATGGAGACCGAGGGTGCGGATGGCCTCGGCAACCTGGATCTTCTTGCGATCGACCGTCACGCCCTTGCTCGCCAGCGCCGTCGCGATATCGGCGTTGCTGACCGAGCCGAAGAGCTTTTCTTCCTGGCCGGCCTGCTTGCCGACCTGGCGGGCAATGTTGATCGTCAGCGCTTCGAGCTTGGACTTGAGCGCCATTCCGTCCCGTTGCAGCTTCTGCTCACGCGTCGCGATGACGCGCTTCTCGTGGTCGAGCTGCCGCAGGCCACAGCCCGTCGCCGCCACCGCGAGCCCGCGTGGGATCAGATAGTTGCGCACAAAACCGGGTCGGGCCTCGACAACCTGCCCGCTCTGGCCCAGATGGGCCACATCTTCGCGTAGGATGACCTGCATCGGACTCGCTCCTACTTCCCGGTCACAGCGAACGGCATCAGGGCGAGGATGCGCGCGCGCTTGATCGCCAGCGCTACCTGGCGCTGGTGCTTGGCGTTATTGCCACAGATGCGCCGCGGCACGATCTTGCCGCGTTCGGTGATGAAGTTGCGCAGCAGCTGAGGGTCCTTGTAGTCGATGATCAGGCTCGGGTCGGCGAGAAAGCGGTCGACCTTGCGCCGCCCGAAGCTGCGCCGACGGCCACCACCACCGCCAAAGCCGCCGCCACCGCCGCCGCCGCCACCGCCGCCACCGCCGCCGTAGCCACCGCCACCGTAGCCACCGCCACCGCCGCCGTAGCCACCGCCGCCGCCACCGCCGCCGCCACCGCCGCCGCCGCCACCGCCGCCGTAACTGCCACCGCCGGTGCTACCGCGTGAGCCTGTTTGTTGGGACATTACGCTTCCTCCCCATCGGCGCTCGTCGCCGCTGCGCCGGATGCATCATCCGCGGGCTGCTCAGCCCCGTCGGCGTCGACCTTCTCCGCACTCGCGGCTTCCGCATCAGCCTCGCCGGCCTCCGCACTCGCCGCGGCTGCCGCGGGCTTCTCGCTGGGGGCGACCGTACGCTTCCGCGGGCGGACCTCGTCGTCCTCGCCCTCGTCGTCGTCGTCACCCTCACCGCGCTCGCCGTCGCTGTCGTCATCATCAGCCGCGCGACCGAGGTAGTAGTCCTCCTCGTCGAGGCGCGTCTCCGCGGCCGCGACGAAGGTCTCGCCGGTCACGTCAGAGGGCCGAGCGTTGGGATCCACGTCGGCGTCGACCTTGATCGAGAGGTAGCGGATCACGAGATCCATCAGCCGCAGGTTGCGCTCGACCTCGGCCACGAGCTGCGGTGGTGCGAGGTAGCGCCAGTAGAGGTAGATGCCCTTGTGGTGCTTCTCGATCTCATAGGCGAGCTTGCGCTTGCCCCAGTTCTCCACCCGCAGCAGCTTGCCGCTGGACTTCTCGATCACCTCGCGAATGCGCTCGTTGGCCTGCTGGAGCTGCTCGCTCGTCGCCTCCGGGCGCAAGATGTAGATCGTTTCGTACTCGCGCTGGGTTCCTGGCTGATCGCGCATGGATTGCAGCATTGGTCCTCCCCACGGTTATTGAGCCCCCGTTCGTGACGGGAGCAAGGAGTCGCGCGCTCGCACCA includes the following:
- a CDS encoding NupC/NupG family nucleoside CNT transporter → MGTLLALSLLLTGVLAPVAARAEGAGGASAGSVASVAASSSGSSFLRRQGGRLRPPSGGKFARLRGLLGYAVVLGLCWLLSVNRRGIRWRPVLWGLALHALFALIVLNPLVGQLFFDGVDRGIRGLIGFAQAGIEFVFQSTEAHEVRHADPHSGVLIAETFVGRMSPALKSLAFAVLPTIIFFSALTALLYHLGVMQWIIKYLARGMMHMLGSSGAETLSCSANIFLGQTEAPLLVRPFVAGLTQSELMAVMVGGFATVAGGVMAVYVGMLQSLPGIAGHLMTASFMAAPAALAISKLIYPETEQAVTAGGAEVPVERPDANMIEAVARGASEGMTLVLNIAAMLIAFVAMMALFNGLLGLVGTSLQQLLGAALAPLAWTLGVPWPEAPAVGRLLGEKLVLTELLAYLDLKAMLDAPTPVLSARSAVIACYALCGFANVASIGVQLGGIGAMAPARRADLARLGFRAMLAGALVSCLSAALAGILV
- a CDS encoding thymidine phosphorylase, whose product is MLGPAEREPPAPLSTPVVELIRAKRDGQRLDAAQLEALITGVTAGTVPDYQLAALLMAIYWRGLDSEELSALTTAMLHSGRVADLSAIALPKIDKHSTGGVGDKISLCLAPLVAACGVAVPMISGRGLGHTGGTLDKLAAIPGLRTDLDLARFAAVLAGAGLVLAGQSDELAPADRRLYALRDVTATVESIPLIAASIMCKKLAAGIDALVLDVKVGSGAFLKDLERARALADAAQTIGAAAGKRVTVVLSDMSQPLGLAIGNANELREAIEVLQGRGPSDVWALTAALGAEMLLLAGVASDLAQARARLAQARADGSGLERLRRCIALQGGDARVVDDPRRLPIADGARELRAEEAGVLVALDCEAIGRAAVRLGAGRLRLDDRIDPAVGLSWQVRLGQRVARGEVLAILHHRDEARARAAEALLRPALIWAEQPCSVPPLIHEVRR
- a CDS encoding phosphopentomutase; amino-acid sequence: MATSPAKLAPPASRQASRVVLLVLDSCGCGAAADAAAYGDAGADTLGHTAAAVGGLALPALEALGLGRAAALQGVAAREHVRAAFGRLQPRAAGKDTTTGHWELAGLVLDQPFRTFPAGFPTALIDAFIAATGRPVLGNRPASGTEIIEELGPTQLATGAWIVYTSADSVFQIAAHEQRIPLAELYAACERARRLCDPLQVGRVIARPYVGEPGSFARTYNRHDYGMPPPSPTLLDALSAAGVPVVGVGKIGDIFSGRGLSRSVRTAGNRDGMQQTTRELAALTHGLIFVNLIDFDALYGHRRDAAGFALALREFDAALPALLAQVGPEDLLLITADHGNDPTFHGSDHTREQVPVLAYGPARAAGRDLGLRGSFADVAATIAEALGVAPPPTGSSFWSALC
- the deoC gene encoding deoxyribose-phosphate aldolase is translated as MPPPALSVPALLPSDAQSLAALIDHTLLRPEATRAELRRLCEEARRLAFAAVCVHGPHVANCREQLAGTRVRVCAVVGFPLGACGTQVKAFEAAQLVRWGAQELDMVIDLGALHDRDDRVVLDDIQAVVRAARPATVKVIIETALLDEEQKVVACLLARLAGAHWVKTSTGFAAAGATVADVRLMRQVVGGALGVKAAGGIRSRAAALALIAAGATRLGTSMGPAIVAE
- the dnaB gene encoding replicative DNA helicase, giving the protein MVTARALPHNADAEAAVIGGILLNPREALQLAIDLVDAPDFYVPAHQEIFAAMLRLSEAGKPIDIITLEEQLRAAEKLEKAGGAARLAELATRVPTAENIAFHAKIVREKSTLRQLIQGVTAIAGEAYGEPESVPEFLDRAEQRVFELGQRTARSGYVLVRELLVNTFTTLEKRFEKKETLTGVPTGFPELDHMTGGLQRSDLILIAARPSMGKTALCLNVAQNAALAHRVPVLLFSLEMSSEALVERLLASEARVEAGRLRAGNLDGEDWNSLTRAAGRIAQAPIWIDDSASPTVLEIRAKARRFRADRSIFTHDDQLGLIVVDYLQLARGRAGTESREREVAEISRGLKALAKEVRLPVVALSQLRRAAEDRRDGKPQLSDLRESGALEQDADVIMFIHRPPREDSPERSAEAELIIGKQRNGPVGSIPMVFLGKFTRFESRARE
- a CDS encoding 50S ribosomal protein L9, translated to MQVILREDVAHLGQSGQVVEARPGFVRNYLIPRGLAVAATGCGLRQLDHEKRVIATREQKLQRDGMALKSKLEALTINIARQVGKQAGQEEKLFGSVSNADIATALASKGVTVDRKKIQVAEAIRTLGLHSVTVQLGKGLTAALKVWVVAAE
- a CDS encoding 30S ribosomal protein S18, with the translated sequence MSQQTGSRGSTGGGSYGGGGGGGGGGGGGGGGGYGGGGGGYGGGGYGGGGGGGGGGGGGGFGGGGGRRRSFGRRKVDRFLADPSLIIDYKDPQLLRNFITERGKIVPRRICGNNAKHQRQVALAIKRARILALMPFAVTGK
- the rpsF gene encoding 30S ribosomal protein S6: MLQSMRDQPGTQREYETIYILRPEATSEQLQQANERIREVIEKSSGKLLRVENWGKRKLAYEIEKHHKGIYLYWRYLAPPQLVAEVERNLRLMDLVIRYLSIKVDADVDPNARPSDVTGETFVAAAETRLDEEDYYLGRAADDDDSDGERGEGDDDDEGEDDEVRPRKRTVAPSEKPAAAAASAEAGEADAEAASAEKVDADGAEQPADDASGAAATSADGEEA